The segment GAAGTCGAGGTCTCGGACTTCGCCAAGCCCGGCCAGATGATCGACGTGGCGGCCGTGACGAAGGGCTTCGGCAACCAAGGCGCCGTCCCAAGGTGGGGCGTGAAGCTTCAATCGCACAAGAACAGCAAGAACAGGCGTGACGCGACGCCTTTGGGTCCGTGGCACCCGAGTTTCATCCGATGGTCGGTCCCGATGCCCGGGCAGACGGGTTACCACCAGCGCACGGAATACAACAAGCGCGTCTTGAAGATCGGCGAGGACGGCAACGAGATCACGCCCGCGGGCGGCTTCCTCAACTACGGTGTCGTGAAGAACAAGTACGTGCTGCTCCACGGAAGCATCCCCGGTCCCGCAAAGAGGCTCATACGGCTACGGGACGCGACGCGTTACACGCGCGGCATCAAGGTGGAAGCGCCGGCTCTCAACTATGTGAGTGCCAAGTCGAAGCAGGGGGCCTGAAGATGACGAACGTGAAGGTCTACAAGGTCGATGGAAGCGTCAAGGGCGAAGTCGAACTGCCGAAGGCGTTCGCGACCCCGGTTCGGACCGACATCGTCCGGAAGGCCGTCGACGTGGCAAGGAAGAACGCCCGCCAACCCTACGGGGCGAAGCCCGAGGCTGGTTTCCGCCATTCGGTCGAAGGATGGGGCCCCGGCCGCGGCGTTTCACGCGTTCCGCGTCTACGCGGCGGAAGCAATGCCGCCCAGATCCCAAGCGCCGTGGGTGGCCGAAGGGCCCACCCGCCGCGCTCGTGGGAACGGCTTGATCGCAGGATGAACGTGAAGGAACGTCAACTCGCCATCCGATCCGCGCTCGCGGCGTCCGCGTCGCAGGAACTCGTTTCCGGCCGTGGTCACCGCTTCAAGGAAGGTCTCACGCTCCCGGTCATCGTCGAGGACAAGGTCTCCTCGATCGCGAAGACGAGCGACTTGAGCGACGTGCTCGAGAAGATCGGCGTCTTCGCCGATGTCGAGCGCGCAGGCGACGGCCGTCACCAGCGGGCTGGGCGCGGCAAACTCCGCGGAAGGCGCATGCGCCAACCGAAGTCGTTCCTACTCGTCGTCCCTTCGGGCTCGGCCGTGCGGAAGGCGGCGGAGAACCTGCCGGGCGTCGACGTCACCACACCGCAGGGCCTCGACGCTTTGAAGGTCGCCCCCGGCGGCGACGTCGGACGTCTCATCGTTTTCAGTGAATCGGCGCTCAAGGTCCTGGAGGGATGGAAGTGAACCAGGCCCCCCACGACATCGTCCACCACCCGTTCGTCACGGAAAAGACGATGGCCGCGATGGAGCGCTCCGGCGAGAACGCGCTCGTCTTCGTCGTCCGCAAGGACGCGTCGAAGAGCGAGATCAAGTGGGCCGTCGAGAAGCTCTTCGCGGTCAAGGTGGAGCACGTGAGGACGAAGATCACGATGCGCGGCGAGAAACTGGCCCACGTCAAATTCACGCCTGAATTCAAGGCCGACGAGATCGCGACAAGGACGGGTGTGTTCTAGTGGGAAAGAGGCTCATAGTACAACGGCGCGGCAAGGGCGGAATACACAAGAGCCCCGGCCATAGGCACCTTGGGGCGATCCGCTACCCGGCGCTTCGGGAACCCTCGAGCGCGACCGTGCTTGACATCGTGCACGATCCCGGGCACGATGCACCCGTAGTCATCGCAAGGCTCGAAGCGACAGGCTCGAACATCCTCATGTTCGCGACAGAAGGCGTCCATGTCGGCAAGAAGCTCCTCTTCGGTGTGCCGACGCTAGCGCCCGGCAACGTCCTCGACCTCGCCCGCATCCCAGACGGTATGCCCGTGTACAACATCGAGGCGCGCCCCGGCGATGGCGGCAAGTTCGTGCGGGCCGCCGGAACGACCTGTTCCATAGTCGGGCACGAGCGCAACCGTGTGATAATCAAGCTCCCTTCGGGTGCTTTCAAGTCATTCCATCCACAGTGCCGGGCGACGATCGGCCTTGCCGGCGGCGGCGGTCGCGGCGACAAGCCGTTCGTGAAGGCCGGCAAGAAGATGCACTCTGTGAGAAGCAGGGCCAAACTGTTCCCGGTCGGCTCCGGGGTCGCGAAGAACCCCGTCGACCACCCGCACGGTGGCGGCCAGAAGCAGCATGAAGGAAAGCCCACGACGGTGGCGCGCGGAACTCCGCCGGGCCGCAAGGTCGGGCTCATAGCCGCAAAGCGCACCGGGAAGAGGTGATCCAAGTTGACGAAAGCTAGACGCGGAAAGGCGAGGATCGAGGTCAAGAAGAAGGAATTCACCTTCCGTGGAAAGACCATCGAGGAGCTGAAGCCCCTCTCGATCGAGGAGATCGCGAAGGTCATGCCTTCGAGGATCCGCCGGTCGATCAGGCGCGGCCTCTCGGACGATCACATGAAGCTCATCAAGAGAGCCGGGAAGACGACGAAGGAGAAGGTCCTCCGGACGCACTTGCGGGACATGCCGATCTTCCCGATCTTCGTCGGCCGCACGTTCGCGATCCACTCGGGCAAGGAGTGGAAGCGGGTGGACATCCACGCGGACATGGTGGGCCATTACCTCGGCGAGTTCGCCCCCACCAGGAAGGGCGTGAAGCACACGGGACCGGGTGTAGGAGCCACCAGAAGCTCCAAGTTCATGCCGCTCAAGTAGGTGAGATGAAGATGTCGATCAAGTACTCAATCAAACCGGACCCCGAGACGACGGCGCGCGCCATGGGGCGGGAGCTCCACGTGAAGCCGAAGTACGCGGTGAACGTCTGCCGCGCCGTGCGGGGCATGCCGCTTACCCGGGCAAAGAAGTTCCTTGAAGACGTCATGGAGAAGAAAGTGGCCGTTCCCTACTTCCGCCACATCCGCCACGTACAGCACCGGCCCGGAAAAATCGGACCCGGGCGTTACCCCGTGAAGACGGCGTCGAAGATCCTTGAGATGATCAAGGCCGCCGAGGCCAACGCCGAGTACAAGGGACTCGACCCGGAGAAGATGTACATCTCGCACATATCCGCGCAGAAGGCGGCGTCGCAGGCGGGCTCGCGCCCGCGGGCCCAAGGCCGGGCGACGCCGTGGAACACCTCGCGCTGCCACGTCGAAGTGGTCTTGTCCGAGAAGAAGGAGGCCTGAGTTTGGCAGTCGAAAGGAAACTCGTCGAGGAAAGGGCCAAGCGAGTGATGGTCAGGGAATACCTCAAGCGCGAGACCGAGCGGGCGGGCTTCGGAGGCGTCGACATCCAGCGCACCCCCATGGGGACCCGCATCACGCTCGTCGCCGAACGCCCGGGATTCGTCATCGGCCGCCGGGGCGCCACCATAAAGAAGCTCACGGAAGACCTCACGCACCACTTCAAGCTCGACAACCCGCAGATCGAGGTCCAGGAGAGCCCGAACCCGAGCCTCAACGCGCAGATCATGTCGCAAAAACTCGCGGAGGCGATGGAAAGGGGCTGGCACTTCAGGCGCGCCGGTCACTCCACGCTGAGACGCATCATGGACGCGGGTGCGAAGGGCTGCATCATCGTCATCAGCGGCAAACTCAGCGGACAGCGCTCAAGGACCGAGAAGTTCATCGCGGGCCACATCAAGCACTGCGGCGAGACCGCCATCCAGTTCATGGGCAAAGGCCAGGCGACGGCCCGCAAGAAACTCGGCGCCATCGGCGTCAAGGTATCGATCATGGCGCCCGACGCGCGCATGCCCGACGAGATAACCGTGAAAGAACCCGGGGTCGTCGAACCCGGCGCCGTCGCGCCGGCGGCACCCGAATCCACGAGCCCTGCGCCCGAGGCGGAGGCCACGGGACCGATCGCAAAGGCGGAGAAGATGGTGGACATCGAAGGGATAGGGGCGAAGAAGGCCAAGGCCCTCGAAGACGCCGGTTTCAGCGACGTCGACAGCCTGATGAGCGCCACAGAGGACGACCTCGCGAAAGTCGAGGGGATCGGGCCGAAACTCGCCAAGAAGATCAAGGGCGAGCTTGGGAGGATGGAGCGCTGATGACGGCGATCAAGACGCTACGCGAACTCAACAAAGACGATCGGGCGAAGGCCCTCAACGAGGCACGCGACGAGCTCATGCACGAGCGCGGCCTCGCCGCGATGGGAGGCGCCGTGAAGAACCCGGGCAAGATCCGGGAGCTTCGCCGCACGATCGCCCGCATCCTCACCCTCAACACCCAGGGGACGAGCCAGGTCAAGGCCCCGGTGGTGGCCGCCAAGCCAAAGGCCGCGGCGACGACCAAGAAGCCGAAGACGGCGACGGCCAGGAAGACGGCAAAGCGAGGAGCCGAGAAATGAGTCAGGTCTGCGAGACGTGTGGACTGCCCAAGGAGATCTGTGTATGCGAGGAGATAGCCCGTGAGCAGCAGGAGATCAGCATCCGGGTCGAGCAACGCAGGTACGGCAAGACCGTCACGATCGTCGAAGGCATGGACTCAAGCGACATCGACGTCGCAAAGATCGCCACCGAGCTCAAGAGCGCCTGTGCCTGCGGAGGGACCGGGAAGGACGGAAAGGTCGAACTCCAAGGCGACCACCGGCATAGGGTCAAGGAAGTCCTCACAAAGATGGGGTTCAAGTCAGAGATACGGTGACACGATGGAGATAACGGAGCGGAATGTAGAGGCGGCCGAACTCATCGGCAGGCTCGTCAAGGTCACGGGTAGCCATGACGCCGGGCTTCTCGGGGTCGAAGGGTCGGTCGTCGACGAGACGATGAACACCTTCGCGATAGAGACGCGCGACGGCAAGGAGGTCATCGTTCCGAAGGCTGGACAATCGTTCACGTTCGATGGCGCATACGGCGCGACCGAGATCCAGGGGAGTGTGCTCGCCCGGCGCCCCGAGGACCGGATAAGGCTGGTCAATGAAAGGGCCCCAAGGAGGAAGCAGTGATGAGCCAGGCTCGAAACATCGG is part of the Euryarchaeota archaeon genome and harbors:
- a CDS encoding 50S ribosomal protein L4, translating into MTNVKVYKVDGSVKGEVELPKAFATPVRTDIVRKAVDVARKNARQPYGAKPEAGFRHSVEGWGPGRGVSRVPRLRGGSNAAQIPSAVGGRRAHPPRSWERLDRRMNVKERQLAIRSALAASASQELVSGRGHRFKEGLTLPVIVEDKVSSIAKTSDLSDVLEKIGVFADVERAGDGRHQRAGRGKLRGRRMRQPKSFLLVVPSGSAVRKAAENLPGVDVTTPQGLDALKVAPGGDVGRLIVFSESALKVLEGWK
- a CDS encoding 50S ribosomal protein L23, with protein sequence MEVNQAPHDIVHHPFVTEKTMAAMERSGENALVFVVRKDASKSEIKWAVEKLFAVKVEHVRTKITMRGEKLAHVKFTPEFKADEIATRTGVF
- a CDS encoding 50S ribosomal protein L2 gives rise to the protein MGKRLIVQRRGKGGIHKSPGHRHLGAIRYPALREPSSATVLDIVHDPGHDAPVVIARLEATGSNILMFATEGVHVGKKLLFGVPTLAPGNVLDLARIPDGMPVYNIEARPGDGGKFVRAAGTTCSIVGHERNRVIIKLPSGAFKSFHPQCRATIGLAGGGGRGDKPFVKAGKKMHSVRSRAKLFPVGSGVAKNPVDHPHGGGQKQHEGKPTTVARGTPPGRKVGLIAAKRTGKR
- a CDS encoding 30S ribosomal protein S19, with the translated sequence MEVKKKEFTFRGKTIEELKPLSIEEIAKVMPSRIRRSIRRGLSDDHMKLIKRAGKTTKEKVLRTHLRDMPIFPIFVGRTFAIHSGKEWKRVDIHADMVGHYLGEFAPTRKGVKHTGPGVGATRSSKFMPLK
- a CDS encoding 50S ribosomal protein L22, which gives rise to MKMSIKYSIKPDPETTARAMGRELHVKPKYAVNVCRAVRGMPLTRAKKFLEDVMEKKVAVPYFRHIRHVQHRPGKIGPGRYPVKTASKILEMIKAAEANAEYKGLDPEKMYISHISAQKAASQAGSRPRAQGRATPWNTSRCHVEVVLSEKKEA
- a CDS encoding 30S ribosomal protein S3, whose translation is MAVERKLVEERAKRVMVREYLKRETERAGFGGVDIQRTPMGTRITLVAERPGFVIGRRGATIKKLTEDLTHHFKLDNPQIEVQESPNPSLNAQIMSQKLAEAMERGWHFRRAGHSTLRRIMDAGAKGCIIVISGKLSGQRSRTEKFIAGHIKHCGETAIQFMGKGQATARKKLGAIGVKVSIMAPDARMPDEITVKEPGVVEPGAVAPAAPESTSPAPEAEATGPIAKAEKMVDIEGIGAKKAKALEDAGFSDVDSLMSATEDDLAKVEGIGPKLAKKIKGELGRMER
- the rpmC gene encoding 50S ribosomal protein L29 translates to MTAIKTLRELNKDDRAKALNEARDELMHERGLAAMGGAVKNPGKIRELRRTIARILTLNTQGTSQVKAPVVAAKPKAAATTKKPKTATARKTAKRGAEK
- the yciH gene encoding stress response translation initiation inhibitor YciH, whose amino-acid sequence is MSQVCETCGLPKEICVCEEIAREQQEISIRVEQRRYGKTVTIVEGMDSSDIDVAKIATELKSACACGGTGKDGKVELQGDHRHRVKEVLTKMGFKSEIR
- a CDS encoding ribonuclease P protein subunit; protein product: MEITERNVEAAELIGRLVKVTGSHDAGLLGVEGSVVDETMNTFAIETRDGKEVIVPKAGQSFTFDGAYGATEIQGSVLARRPEDRIRLVNERAPRRKQ